A segment of the Lolium perenne isolate Kyuss_39 chromosome 3, Kyuss_2.0, whole genome shotgun sequence genome:
ttatagccattaagatgggcttagcaattttaatgatgctcacatggaacatagaaaatgaagcaaaagggagcatcaagaagcaaattcaaaacacatttaagtctaacccacttcctatgcatatgaatcttgtacacaaataaattcatgaagaacaaagtgacaagcataagaagataaaacaagagtaacttcaaaattttcagcatgtagagaggtgttttagtaccatgcaaatttctacaaccatattttcctctctcataataattttcagtagcctcatgaacaaactcaacgatataactatcacatacagcatgcttttcatgatccacaaacacataatttttatcaagctcaaaaatagtgggattaaaactttcaaaccctctTTTATCAAtagtataacatgatgattgatcattctcaagagatatggggctcctagataaagtcaagacttctccaatcccatttttattagtagtacaattaatattatcaagtaacataggaccatcatctagagctttatcataaacatttgctacgcagaaCCCTttggtaccatgcatttcgacatcaggcacaaacaaagcattatcataagatttataaaaatagcatggattatcataaataacagtagcataattattctcacaagttttactcataggtactatttcaagagaatccacaggaacataacattcatcctcctttggtaagcatggaggacaatcaaatagtgtaagagataaagagttactctcattagaagattggcatgggtagctaatccattcttcctccttttgttcatcactctcctcttctttttcatccaatgagctttcaggttcatccatTTCCTccttttttcatccaatgagctttcaggttcatcaatttcttcttccacaggttcctgcaaattgtgagtgcattcttgtgcattaatgagtctctctttataatcaatgatataaggattatcactgtaactttctatgcaaaaattaaggatagtagagacattatctttaaggtccttacaagctacacaagtttcataatttttaaccatgaaggattcgatctcagaagctcccataaataagacaaattgttctacttcttcgaacccaagatgaatatagatattccaattatagttcataattaaaacttcttcactaaagccacattcgaatttaagatgtttagtatcctgttgagagcaacagtttatatcatggcgtttaagcaagattttagcaattgtattcaatttttctatcacaacactcatgactttacccgttcttgattctctataattcatatatatttcaataagctccaaataggttgtgggttctcccataacaactgtttttaatttttcggtttttcaatttttttatggatttttgggtatatagtaaaaataaaacaaaacaaaaagaaattagacaaaagtaaactaagcaaaataatactagacagaaataaactaagcacaaataaactagaaaaaagtaaactaagcaaaacaaaacaaaataaaataaaaacagagagaggtagagtgtactccccaggtgaacttatgagtagagctatgcctccccggcaacggcgccagaaaatagtcttgataacccacaagtataggggatcgcaacagtcttcgagggaagtaaaacccaaatttattgattcgacacaaggggaggtaaagaatacttataagagcatctccactcgtctccccgacgaggcccccgaacgacgttttttcCGTCCGGACGGCgacattcggcccagtcgcgcccccggttcctcgatttcgtccagatttgggcctaaattcatccggcgatcccacaccatccccggccccccggggagctctcggggactccggacgaaacaaaagcgcgcgaaacgtcgaggaaacttcccgcgcatctggtggccccaacttgtcggcgagagacaccgatcgtcgtcctcatcgcatcgtcttccgcgcgctgtaaaagcctgctgcCGGTCAGTattcgccggccgcgtagcttccacgcggcgagttaatgccgtcgcgTCGGTATCACGCGCGCCTACCTCTATTTATCGTCGAACTACCGCgtctgccccgcattcacctcgCTCGCCTTCCACCAAATCTTCCCCGAACTCGAACgagcaatggcgaacgacggtgcggccaacaacggcttcggccgccgctctctccaccaatgggagggacggctcctccacgcggcgggctacccggcgccgccggacttccgcgcaccggggggatggaggctgagcgcaggcggcgtgccgatcccgccgccgccaacgggtgGGGCCTTACTCGAAGCGGCGATCGACGAggtgctcgtcactctcagtgacgagcagcgtGCGGTCCGCGTTTCTTCCCTGACAACCACGAATCGTGGATCGCGTTCTTCCGGCGCAGGTATGAACGCGAActggcggcctacgacggccctcctcctcctacggcaaggaacaacgccgccggccgcaaacgatggtggagcgcgcctggccgcaccctcgagaatgtgctcgcgcacatcgaggacggaaactcccccgtcctggggatgccgccgccggtggcggctaccgtgtcatgccggcacggtagttcctggatgccgaggaggatggcgcaatcctcctcctcgtctggctcgcggtcggcatccaggtccggcgggtcgacgccggccaccgtcaagCAGGAATGGGCATCTCCTTCGACCGTCAAGAAGGAACCGGCGTCGCCACCGCCGAGCAGACGGCGCAGCAGCGGTGCCCTCGTCATCCGCAACCATCCTTCCTCTCCGCAAAGCGAGCGGAAGAGGAAGGCGTCGAAGAAGGAGGACACCGcaaaccagctcgccgaggaggaggcgaagcgcgcggaggacgccgtggtggcggaggcgatcgccaggtcgctgaaggacctggtgcccgccgataacagcctccccgaggacgccgcactggagtggtccaggcgggactgggagcgccaggaggcggagcagcaacgGAGGCTGCTGGATCTGGCTGCCGCGcgtcaactcgccgcccgcgccaccACACCATCCGCCGCTAGGAACGCCGCGCCCAGGGAGGTGGTCAAGGTCAAGGACAGTAGCGACGATGACATCTACCGTCCGTCGCCACCACGCGCCGGCGACGCTGGCCAGGGCATGCGCCGCTGGTACGAGGCTCGGCTGCCCCAGGACAACGCCGgctcgagcgacgacgacgacggcggcgactacacgtccttctacctccatttcggcatgtagtagGCCGTTCTTTAGTTTAAAGTTTTAGTTTGccaatcgccgaattcaaatatatgttcgAATTCGGCCTacttatgtacgaactcgcctctatatgttaaatatcattaaatttcgcttatgtttgaacgaacTCGCCAATTTTGTCTGAATTCGCCGAAGTCCGTTACATCCAtcctgggctcgcggctgggaaaatgggcctccccaggccaaattttcctccaatccggacgacaatatcgccggatttgggcgtgggaagcccaaacggctggagatgctctaagtcttaacaactgagttgtcaattcagctgcacctggaaaagcactagtaacaggggtgatgtgaaagcagcagtaatatgggagcaatagtaacagtaacacagcagcaataacagtaacacagaggcaatggcaccaaaaaatagttgattctacttccaatgacatatagaacgagtatatgatgatgagagatggaccggggttcctagctatcttcactagtggtaactctccaataacaagtgttgggtgaacaaattatagttgggcaattgataggattgaaatagcattaagacagaacatcaagattactaATTATGtaagcatgttttccatatatagtcatacgtgctcgcaatgagaaacttgcataacatcttttgtcctaccagtcggtggtagccgggcctcaagggaatctactggcaattaaggtactccttttaatagagcaccggagcaaagcattaacacttggtgaaaacatgtgatcctcatatcacagccttcccctccggttgtcccaatttctgtcactttggggcctcgggttccggacagcaatatgtgcaaacaacttgtagatacaatctaagcaataagtatagagcttaaatctaagatcatgccactcgtgcactagtgacaagcattaaacataacaagattgcagcaacaataacttcacaaactttatagatagactaatcataatgtaacaatccatcggatcccaacaaacacaacaccgattacatcagatgaatctcaatcatgtaaggcagctcatgagatcattgtattgaagtacatgggagagagagtaccaactagctacagctagaacccgtagtccatgggggaagtactcacggagcatgatggaggcggtggcgtcgatggagatggcttccgggggcacttccccgtcccggcaggatgccggaacagagattctgtcccccgaattagagtttcgcgatggcggcggtgccccttgagtctttctggagtttcgtcaattcgtatcagattttttaggtcgcgagggactttataggcgaagaggcggcgcaagggggctcctgggggtcccaccccatagggcggcgcgccccccttccaggccgcgccggcctatggtctgggggccccaggcctcccctccgactgtccttcggtgtcctggtccgtctcggtgaattatgatgttgtgtcttcgtttcgtcgaattccgagaatattgcccgaacagcctttctggaaccaaaaacagcagaaaataggaactggcacttcggcatcttgttaataggttagctccggaaaatgcatgaaatcatcataaagtgtgagcaaaacatgtaggtattgccataaaactagcatggaacatcagaaattatagatacgttggagacgtatcaccatcaCGTGCAAGAGAGGGGCAGAGTCCGTTATGCCGATCTCTACCACCATCTACTTAGCCCTCCAAGCCTTGCCATAAGAAATGTTCTACAAATATTTGTTCTTAACTTTTTTGGATAGCCTTTACTCCCATGACTTGACCCTCCACTATCTATGTGTACATCAACCGAGAAAGAAGAGTGGACGAACGGTTTTGATGATCCTGGTGGATACTTGGAACAACACAATTGCGCAACACTAGGTCGCTCACCCTCCATGTTGTGTCAAACTTAGGGAGATACCCATAGGCGGATCTAGCATCCCTCCTGCCCGGGCGGCCGCCCAGGCTTCCGGCTAGCCGACAGGCTTATTTTCGTTCTATTTTACATGTGTTTGATACCAAATTAGCACACTAAGCTTATTTTCCCATGCTTCAATATTTTCCTGGGTCCGCTTATGGAGATACCCATGCACCCTTACGGGACAATTAAGTCGGCATTGCCCACTTAATGATTGGTTCCTAAAGATGTCTCTTGTCTATAATTCTGACCTCCCCCTAGCGACATTGTTCTAATGATACTCCCAGAAAGAATCATGGCCATCATTCACTCTCATTGCTGAAGAGAAGTCCTGAACCCAACCACCAGCAATAGGCACCTCAACTCCGTTCTCTTCATCCGAATCATCGCACTCATCGGCATCACTATCACCATTTGCATCCTCCTATCCCATCTGGTTCTGCACGTGCCCACTTTCCTCGCCCCCATCTCCCAATGCATGACTGCTGCTCAGATTCGTAATGATCACCTCCACCGTGTGCATGACTGCTATCTCCTAAGTCATAACCACCACATCCACCGTGTGCCTGACTGCTCTAGCCTGATTCGTAAATACCAACTCCACTGTGACCTCCTACACCATGAGAAGCACTAAGGAGACAAGGCGAGTTCCCCTATTTTCACACCCTTTTAACCAATTCACTCACTTAGAGGTCCCATCTACCGGCTTTAGATACCATGAAATGTTTGAAGTTGACTTGGTCCACAATGCATGCATGCCAACTGTACGAATTGAAACCCACTCAGATCAACTCCCATCACGTTTGACCGGATAGTACCCAACCGTTGTAAAAAACACAATTCATTGGTGACATGGGTATGCCATATAGGGTCCACATCATTGATATCCCTGGTACAAACCAGGAGGGAATAGAGAAGCCCACGAAGAAGTTACAGAAGAATCCGAAGTATATCATATTAGGAAAGCTAAGTCCATATCGGGTAAACCGACATAAGCTGTAACTCAACCTCGAGGTGGACTCTAAGACCCAACCCGCTATATAAGGATTGGGAGGAGCCAccgagagggggggggggggggagattgaATCATAGCAAGCACCCCTGTAACCCTAGTTCCACATATTGTAATATCAACGATTCACCCTTGATAATATATTCTTCGGCTACCTAAGTTTGGTTGACTGGTATGTTGATTCGCCGACGTCCTCCTTCCTGAAACCTAAGTCCATCATAATGGATATTGACGAAGTTAATCCTTTATCATTGGTTCAGGAGTGTGTCTGACTAGTGTGTTATGTCGCTTAAACTTAACACTGCAATTTAGAGTCTTCCAAATTTTCCTTGCCGTTTACTTCACTATAAAACATAAACGGTTTTGCTAAGTCTCAGTCAATTGAGAATTTCTTAAGTCTCAGCCGCCCACAAAAATGCACTTAAGATGCACTTTTCTGTCAAGAAAGTGTAATTGCACTTTTCTAGTAGAAAAGTACAACTGATCCGAGTTGCACATTTTTTTGAaatgcagttgcacttttctaagGTGCCTGAGGACTTAAGAAAAATCAGAGTCAGACTGCAGGCACACCCAAACATAAAACTACAAGCACTGCTCACGCACAAGTTAGGCAGGTTCTTTACCCAAACTTGGCAGCTTTCTGATTCAGAAAAATACAGCCAAAGAGGCACACATACAGACAATCAGAGAAAGCAGAGTACACAAAATATTATGAAAGAGAATGGAGTTCTATGTTGTGACGTTGAAAAACATGCCAATTTATACACTGCAAAACCACTGACATTACAAAGGATCATCCCAAGAGTAGCAACTTAATCTGATGGAAGTACGTACATCGTTTCTATACAAGATCTAATGCTCATCATACAAGCAAAATGACAGCCGCCTGACTTTCTCAGAACTTGCCAGTTCCCCAATCTACACTCTACTTATTGTACTCCGTATATATGTGGATCTTCCCCCTCTAAACGCATTTGGAAACAGATTATCACCGAACCCAAAGACCAACAACGTACATGTATGAACAAATTGAATTGACGGACGCCCAGGCGAGAACACTGCTGACGAGACGATTACTTCTGTAATGTATACGAATATATTCACATTTCCTGGTCGCTAACTCTACCGCTCGGATCCCTTTATATTTAAAATTATACTTATATATCTTATTTACGCAGTTCGTGATTTTTGTACATTTCGCTGTGTATATGTGCTTGACTTCGGACTGTAAGTTAACAACGGTTCGAACAGAGCATGTGGTGGGCCGTGCACTGGCGTTAAGGTCGGCGGAGGAGGCGCTCTGCGGCCGTGAGCGAGTGGCGGAAGTGGCAGCGGTGGCCGTAGGGGCAGACCTGGCCGTTGAGCACCATGCGGCAGACCTCGGTCTTGTAGCGCGGGTGGCGGATGACGGGGCGGAGCTCGGAGACGCCGTGCGCGAACTGGCACTGGTCGCCGTAGGGGCACGCCCCCGTCTCCTCCCACTTGTTGCACAGCTCCGTCTTGAACATGCCCTGGTTGCACACGTCCAgctccgccgccgcgccgctgCTCGCGTCCGGTTGCCGATCCTTCTGCAGCTGCTTCTTCTCCTCGCCCCACTTCATGCCGCCGTCGGCGCCCCACTTCTGCTGCTGTTACATGCGTCGTATCAAGCGCGGCAATGTCAAATGCCAATTCGATGTGTGCGATCCGTGAGACGGACGGGAAGTGGAGGAATGAGACTCACCGAGCTTGGGTTGGTCGGGTTGGACGCGCGAGGCTTGCGGCTGTATACGGCCGGTGTAGCGGCAGCGGGGGCAGGCTGGTTCATCTTGAGGTAGTCGCTGGAACGTACGGAGATGCTCTTGGGCAGCACGGCGGTCTTCTCTGGCGACGCGTGCACCTTCTGGTCGCCGAGACCGCGGAGCCGGCGGATCTCgtcggcgatggcgacggcggcggtctgcgtgccgccGAGCATCGCGACGCGGCGCGCGAGGTCGCCGTTGGCCACGCGGAGCTCGGCGTTCTCGCGGCGGAGgaccgccgcctcgtcgaccgccTCGGCGAGGCGGGAGAGGCAGAGCTCGTAGCGGTCGACCACCTCCTGGTACTGCAGCGCGACCCGCGCGAGCTGGAGCCGGTGGCCCGTGGCGTCGGCGGCCGCCGCGCCGCCACAGTAGTCGGCGTCGTCCacgagggaggcggaggaggacggcgAGAGCGAGACGGAGGTGGCGAGCGGCGATGGCGAGGAGAAGCCCAGGCTCGGGCTGAATGGGGAGGAGCAGCGGTAcaggccgtcgtcgccgccgctggGCAGGTAGCGCGGCGAGGAGGAGAGCCGCTGGTCACCGAAAGCGTACGACTTCAGCTCGAATGCCGAGCGGAGGCGGTCGGCGTTGGCCGGAGCGACGAGCGCTTCGTGCTGCATGGCCGATGGGCTCATGACTGATTTTCCTCGGCGAACTGTTCGATCTGGAGGAAGAAACGGAACGAAATGTCACAACAAACTGATAAGAACATCCCTTGGTAAATCCACAACAAACTgacacgaaggattgtacctcttGGCGCTGGATTATTAGGTGCAGAGCGAGGTTCGTCGGAGAGAGGACGGCGATGAAGGAGGTCACAGGTGCAGGCAGCTTGTGTTGTGGTTTATATAGCGGGGAGCATGCCAGGAGCAGAGGAGACCGTGGAGCCCGCACGTCTGCGAGAGCGAGATGGCACAGGTGGTAAGCCGATCCCGTACCGG
Coding sequences within it:
- the LOC127343112 gene encoding zinc finger CCCH domain-containing protein 9 isoform X1, which translates into the protein MSPSAMQHEALVAPANADRLRSAFELKSYAFGDQRLSSSPRYLPSGGDDGLYRCSSPFSPSLGFSSPSPLATSVSLSPSSSASLVDDADYCGGAAAADATGHRLQLARVALQYQEVVDRYELCLSRLAEAVDEAAVLRRENAELRVANGDLARRVAMLGGTQTAAVAIADEIRRLRGLGDQKVHASPEKTAVLPKSISVRSSDYLKMNQPAPAAATPAVYSRKPRASNPTNPSSQQKWGADGGMKWGEEKKQLQKDRQPDASSGAAAELDVCNQGMFKTELCNKWEETGACPYGDQCQFAHGVSELRPVIRHPRYKTEVCRMVLNGQVCPYGHRCHFRHSLTAAERLLRRP
- the LOC127343112 gene encoding zinc finger CCCH domain-containing protein 9 isoform X2 produces the protein MSPSAMQHEALVAPANADRLRSAFELKSYAFGDQRLSSSPRYLPSGGDDGLYRCSSPFSPSLGFSSPSPLATSVSLSPSSSASLVDDADYCGGAAAADATGHRLQLARVALQYQEVVDRYELCLSRLAEAVDEAAVLRRENAELRVANGDLARRVAMLGGTQTAAVAIADEIRRLRGLGDQKVHASPEKTAVLPKSISVRSSDYLKMNQPAPAAATPAVYSRKPRASNPTNPSSQKWGADGGMKWGEEKKQLQKDRQPDASSGAAAELDVCNQGMFKTELCNKWEETGACPYGDQCQFAHGVSELRPVIRHPRYKTEVCRMVLNGQVCPYGHRCHFRHSLTAAERLLRRP